A genomic region of Novipirellula aureliae contains the following coding sequences:
- a CDS encoding efflux RND transporter periplasmic adaptor subunit — MSYLNFRIRLPLALTLLLLGIGLAKRSYAQSGLHAPAQTLVYDGFTRPLYDVMVAASEAGILRSVLVEEGDSVEKDQVIARLDDEMQRSAVEIAARQASMKGAVDAAVAERLLQEQRLRMLRELEAKNMSRPDEVRRAEADFSIAKAKLTSAEEQMELRKLELERYQLQLERRQIRAPSKGIISHLFLDRGEFVSPNEPVVARLLVVDRIVGIFNVPAEEIRFLSVGSPARVYFRSTGATLATTIHSIAPNIDGESGTVMVRVELDNANQMILAGDRCTLTLNRAPSGNAIHRKSNFEQSFQAKERPREVLSR; from the coding sequence ATGAGCTACCTCAACTTTAGGATTCGTTTGCCTCTTGCGTTGACGCTGTTGCTCTTGGGCATCGGCTTGGCCAAAAGATCGTATGCACAAAGCGGTCTTCATGCACCGGCACAAACGCTTGTTTATGATGGCTTCACACGGCCGCTTTACGATGTGATGGTCGCGGCATCCGAAGCAGGGATCCTACGCTCGGTCCTCGTCGAAGAGGGTGACTCGGTCGAAAAGGACCAAGTCATCGCTCGATTAGACGATGAAATGCAGCGGTCGGCGGTAGAAATCGCGGCGCGTCAGGCATCGATGAAGGGGGCCGTCGATGCAGCCGTTGCAGAACGATTGCTGCAAGAACAACGCCTTCGTATGCTCCGTGAACTTGAAGCCAAAAACATGTCACGTCCGGATGAGGTTCGCCGAGCCGAAGCCGACTTCAGCATTGCCAAAGCCAAGTTGACCTCCGCAGAAGAACAAATGGAGCTGAGAAAACTAGAACTCGAACGCTACCAATTGCAACTTGAGCGGCGACAAATCCGTGCTCCTAGCAAGGGCATTATCTCACACTTGTTTCTCGACCGTGGTGAGTTCGTTTCACCGAACGAGCCCGTCGTCGCCCGCTTGTTGGTCGTCGACCGAATCGTCGGGATCTTCAATGTCCCAGCAGAAGAGATCCGTTTTCTATCGGTCGGTTCTCCCGCACGAGTCTATTTTCGAAGCACAGGCGCTACGTTGGCGACAACCATCCACAGCATCGCGCCCAATATCGATGGCGAAAGTGGTACCGTAATGGTACGGGTAGAACTCGACAACGCCAATCAAATGATCTTAGCAGGCGATCGATGCACGCTGACACTGAATCGTGCACCGAGCGGAAACGCAATTCACCGCAAAAGCAATTTCGAGCAATCTTTTCAGGCGAAAGAGCGTCCAAGGGAGGTTCTTTCACGTTGA
- a CDS encoding TolC family protein, with translation MRLKRPKLFTAITLATLASAMFATGARGLDAQPSDDSVLEGFQKTQGDDAFQWWNALIKGSILPQPHFVSFDLNTILIDTLNHSPRILGVSNRASMALEQVVQQDAAFDAMMLFETNAGHTNDPVGNTLTTGGPPRSIQDSFSASAGIRRTSRDGTTVDLSQELGTLNSNSLFFSPTDQGNSRLSLSLSRPLLARGGQVYTERLLTNAQIESGISWQEMRRDVEKRIAEVMIAYWELYQSRCHFLQQQKLIERGVEIERVIQGRCDFDSSRIERTKTRGRIARRVDQVIEAEAQVRRQQARLAMLVGSEALAEAESRVEMIPTDLPLAEPFVYDLRSAVLVGLKKRPEVRAAAGQLESAALALRISRNQLLPQLDAVIDGYLAGLNGNYAIFRSFSDQFSNLQPGISAGLQYELPRGNRFARSRNREAMFLYRQRAEELREAIQLTRAEIESAVINVQTAIDQQQSKREMVLTATAEEEILTQRYLLLGGDGSRVGLVLENLLDAQQRRADAERAWVSTQVQYLVSLIELQRAMGNLLVHESIETVRDTCDNQVNLFRISESEHPLPTQPNDYDNSRELIETSEMIDVESAKPVDRFDSSKNTQPQTQSSTVQSPSVGGALHETGLIETIVERGGPQ, from the coding sequence ATGCGTTTGAAACGCCCCAAACTCTTCACTGCGATTACGCTAGCAACGCTTGCTTCGGCAATGTTTGCTACCGGTGCGCGTGGACTTGATGCACAGCCGTCCGACGATTCTGTTCTGGAAGGTTTCCAAAAGACGCAAGGCGATGACGCATTTCAGTGGTGGAACGCGTTGATCAAAGGATCAATATTACCTCAGCCTCACTTCGTCTCCTTCGATTTGAATACAATCTTGATCGATACGCTCAATCACAGCCCGCGGATTCTAGGTGTTTCGAACCGGGCGAGTATGGCGTTGGAGCAAGTGGTGCAGCAAGACGCCGCCTTCGATGCGATGATGCTCTTTGAAACGAACGCAGGTCATACCAATGATCCCGTCGGCAACACCCTGACCACGGGTGGTCCGCCTCGATCGATCCAAGACAGCTTTTCAGCCAGTGCCGGAATTCGCCGAACAAGTCGCGACGGCACAACGGTTGACCTTTCGCAAGAGCTTGGCACGCTCAACAGCAATAGCCTGTTTTTCTCTCCGACCGATCAAGGAAATTCGCGTCTGAGTTTAAGCCTCTCGCGTCCGCTGCTCGCACGCGGAGGTCAAGTTTACACCGAGCGGCTGTTGACGAACGCCCAAATTGAATCGGGAATCTCGTGGCAAGAGATGCGGCGTGATGTCGAGAAACGTATCGCCGAAGTCATGATTGCCTATTGGGAACTCTATCAATCACGTTGTCATTTCCTGCAGCAACAAAAACTGATCGAGCGTGGTGTGGAAATCGAACGCGTGATCCAAGGCCGCTGTGACTTTGATTCGAGTCGAATTGAACGCACCAAGACTCGAGGACGCATCGCCCGCCGAGTCGATCAAGTGATTGAAGCGGAGGCTCAAGTGCGTCGCCAACAAGCGCGTTTGGCAATGCTGGTCGGCAGCGAAGCATTGGCCGAGGCGGAGAGCCGTGTCGAAATGATTCCAACCGATCTTCCGCTGGCCGAACCATTCGTCTACGACCTGCGGAGTGCCGTTTTGGTCGGACTCAAAAAACGTCCCGAAGTCCGTGCGGCAGCTGGTCAACTCGAGTCGGCTGCATTGGCGCTTCGCATCAGCCGCAACCAACTATTGCCTCAACTCGACGCGGTGATCGACGGCTATTTGGCAGGACTCAACGGAAACTACGCGATCTTCCGATCCTTTTCGGATCAATTCAGTAATCTGCAGCCTGGCATCAGCGCTGGACTTCAATACGAGCTGCCAAGAGGCAATCGGTTTGCGCGGTCGCGCAACCGCGAAGCAATGTTTTTGTATCGTCAAAGGGCCGAGGAATTGCGTGAAGCGATTCAACTCACACGAGCGGAAATTGAATCGGCCGTCATCAACGTCCAAACCGCGATCGATCAGCAGCAAAGCAAACGTGAAATGGTGTTGACTGCAACCGCCGAAGAAGAAATCTTGACACAGCGATACCTGCTACTCGGCGGTGACGGATCGCGAGTCGGATTGGTTCTGGAGAACTTACTTGATGCCCAACAACGCCGTGCCGATGCCGAACGAGCATGGGTCTCGACTCAGGTGCAGTACCTCGTCTCACTCATTGAGCTACAACGTGCAATGGGCAATCTATTAGTGCATGAATCGATTGAAACCGTTCGTGATACCTGCGACAACCAAGTGAACCTATTTCGCATATCCGAGTCAGAACACCCCTTGCCTACCCAGCCCAATGATTACGACAATAGCCGCGAGTTGATTGAAACCTCTGAGATGATCGATGTGGAATCGGCAAAACCGGTTGATCGGTTTGATTCATCCAAAAACACTCAACCACAAACACAAAGCTCGACAGTTCAATCTCCAAGTGTGGGGGGCGCTCTGCACGAAACGGGGCTTATTGAAACGATCGTCGAAAGGGGCGGCCCTCAATGA